One genomic window of Prochlorococcus sp. MIT 0801 includes the following:
- a CDS encoding BolA family protein, with the protein MITAKEVTLLIKQSLPDAQIDVKDMGGGDHLEVNVVSAKFSGLSLVQQHQLVYGSLKNELKTETIHALALKTSTPN; encoded by the coding sequence ATGATTACAGCCAAAGAAGTTACTCTCCTAATAAAGCAATCACTTCCTGATGCTCAAATTGATGTTAAAGATATGGGAGGAGGTGATCACCTTGAAGTCAATGTAGTATCTGCAAAATTCTCCGGTTTATCTCTTGTACAGCAACATCAACTTGTTTATGGTTCGTTAAAAAATGAATTGAAAACCGAAACAATTCATGCATTGGCCTTGAAAACCTCAACACCTAATTAA